A part of Winslowiella toletana genomic DNA contains:
- a CDS encoding LysR family transcriptional regulator, with the protein MQKTAFPNLRHINLALTILSGSSLRSAAKLCNMTQPAASLAIHSLEELLGVTLFERSPRGFVATPYARVILQRGNRAFSLLTEAMSVACGEGAEASLIARKLLGMTTAQLIAISALQCARNFNAAAAELAMQPQSLRRTLIALEGWLGFPILKSDDTGFILTPKGQQVGQLISRAVAEIKSVRTEIREMDSKIDGTVVIGSVRAAASHLIPEVILRLNQQYPCGRFNVIRESYDVMMEGLEAARLDYVCTTLRPKLSPGLTGQVLATSQLRVLCSANHPLAGKEVNITDLIDYPWVGPTGETEAAMTFRQLFEQQGLTPPEFAIETFATEWTQDLVMRSNYLLLCRTTPFSGEIPPLGMVYLKGIVIGDPHPIWLIHRKDFRPTHFQTTFENILNSVCNASPVLLTG; encoded by the coding sequence ATGCAAAAAACTGCTTTTCCAAACTTAAGACACATCAATCTTGCGTTAACGATACTGTCAGGTTCCAGCCTGCGTAGCGCCGCAAAACTTTGTAATATGACTCAGCCTGCCGCGTCATTAGCTATTCACTCGTTAGAGGAATTATTAGGTGTAACCCTGTTTGAACGCTCGCCGAGAGGGTTTGTCGCCACCCCGTATGCCAGGGTGATATTGCAACGTGGTAACCGTGCATTCAGCCTGTTAACCGAGGCAATGAGCGTGGCATGTGGTGAAGGTGCAGAGGCAAGTCTTATTGCGCGTAAACTTTTGGGAATGACAACGGCGCAATTAATTGCGATAAGCGCACTGCAATGCGCGCGTAATTTTAATGCTGCCGCCGCAGAGCTGGCTATGCAACCTCAGTCATTAAGGCGCACATTAATAGCACTGGAAGGCTGGTTAGGCTTTCCGATTCTGAAAAGCGATGACACCGGTTTTATCCTGACGCCAAAAGGTCAGCAAGTGGGGCAGCTGATCTCCAGGGCGGTTGCGGAGATTAAATCTGTCAGAACTGAAATTCGTGAGATGGACAGCAAAATTGATGGCACGGTGGTGATTGGCAGCGTACGCGCCGCTGCTTCCCATTTAATCCCCGAAGTGATACTCCGTTTAAATCAGCAATATCCCTGTGGCCGGTTTAACGTTATCCGCGAAAGTTACGACGTGATGATGGAAGGGCTTGAAGCCGCCAGGCTCGATTATGTCTGTACCACCCTGCGACCTAAGCTCTCCCCCGGGCTGACTGGTCAGGTGCTCGCCACTTCGCAACTGCGGGTGCTCTGTTCTGCGAACCATCCGTTAGCAGGAAAAGAGGTTAATATCACCGATCTGATTGACTATCCGTGGGTGGGGCCGACGGGCGAGACCGAAGCGGCAATGACTTTCAGGCAACTGTTTGAGCAGCAAGGGCTTACTCCCCCTGAATTTGCCATTGAAACGTTTGCTACCGAGTGGACACAGGATTTGGTGATGCGCAGCAATTATCTGTTACTGTGCCGGACCACCCCCTTTAGCGGAGAAATCCCGCCTTTAGGCATGGTCTATCTCAAAGGTATTGTGATTGGCGACCCCCACCCCATCTGGTTAATTCACCGCAAAGACTTTCGGCCAACACATTTTCAGACCACCTTTGAAAACATTTTAAACTCGGTGTGCAACGCTTCCCCTGTATTGCTGACAGGTTAA
- the sapC gene encoding putrescine export ABC transporter permease SapC, whose translation MPVDNIYAEKRLPSPFRHTWRLFYRDTTAMIGFYGFIALLLLCIFGGLLAPYGLDQQFLGYQLLPPSWSRYGDVSFFLGTDDLGRDVLSRLLSGAAPTVGSAILVTLFAALCAMVLGVLAGLTHGLRSAVMNHVLDTLLSIPSLLLAIVVVAFLGPRLEHALLAVWLAVLPRLVRAIYSAVHDELEKDYVIAARLDGASSFNILWHTILPNILSILVTEFTRALSMAILDVAALGFLDLGAQLPSPEWGAMLGDALELIYVAPWTVMLPGAAIMISVLIINLLGDGIRRAIEAGVE comes from the coding sequence ATGCCCGTCGATAATATCTACGCCGAAAAACGGCTGCCGAGTCCGTTCCGTCATACCTGGCGTCTGTTTTACCGTGACACCACGGCGATGATTGGCTTTTACGGTTTTATCGCCCTGCTGCTGCTGTGTATTTTCGGCGGCCTGCTGGCGCCTTACGGGCTCGATCAACAGTTTCTCGGCTATCAGCTTCTGCCGCCCTCCTGGTCACGCTATGGCGATGTTTCCTTCTTTCTCGGCACCGACGATTTAGGCCGCGATGTGTTAAGCCGTTTACTGAGCGGCGCAGCGCCCACGGTCGGATCCGCTATTCTGGTCACGCTGTTTGCCGCCCTCTGCGCCATGGTGCTCGGCGTGCTGGCGGGTTTGACTCATGGTCTGCGCTCGGCGGTGATGAATCACGTACTCGATACGCTGTTATCAATTCCGTCGCTGCTGCTGGCGATTGTGGTGGTGGCGTTTCTCGGCCCGCGGCTTGAACACGCCCTGCTGGCGGTATGGCTGGCGGTATTGCCACGGCTGGTGCGCGCCATCTACAGCGCGGTTCATGATGAACTGGAGAAGGATTATGTGATCGCCGCCCGTCTTGATGGCGCCAGTAGTTTTAATATTCTCTGGCATACCATTCTGCCGAATATTTTATCGATTCTGGTAACCGAGTTTACCCGCGCACTGTCGATGGCGATCCTTGACGTGGCGGCGCTCGGCTTTCTCGATCTCGGCGCGCAGCTGCCCTCGCCGGAATGGGGCGCGATGCTGGGCGATGCGCTGGAACTGATTTATGTGGCCCCGTGGACAGTGATGCTGCCCGGCGCGGCGATTATGATAAGTGTATTGATCATTAACCTGCTGGGCGACGGTATCCGCCGCGCCATTGAAGCGGGAGTGGAATAA
- the sapD gene encoding putrescine export ABC transporter ATP-binding protein SapD: MPLLDIRNLTIEFMTADGPVKAVDRVSITLSEGEVRGLVGESGSGKSLIAKAICGVTKDNWRVTADRMRFDDIDLLHLTPRERRRIIGHNISMIFQEPQSCLDPSESIGRQIMQAIPGWTYKGRWYQRFHWRHRRAIELLHRVGIKDHRDIMRSFPYELTDGECQKAMIAIALANQPRLLIADEPTNAMEPTTQAQIFRLLSRLNQNNNTTILLISHDLQMMSHWADRINVMYCGQTVETAQSEDLISAPHHPYTQALIRAMPDFGRALPHKSRLNTLPGAIPSLEHLPIGCRLGPRCPYAQKTCIDTPRLTGSRSHLYACHFPLNMEGQ; the protein is encoded by the coding sequence ATGCCGTTACTTGATATCCGCAATCTGACAATTGAATTTATGACCGCCGACGGGCCGGTAAAAGCGGTCGATCGCGTCAGCATCACCCTTAGCGAAGGCGAAGTGCGCGGTCTGGTGGGTGAATCTGGTTCGGGTAAAAGCCTGATCGCCAAAGCGATTTGCGGCGTGACCAAAGATAACTGGCGCGTGACCGCCGACCGTATGCGTTTCGATGATATCGATCTGCTGCATCTTACGCCGCGCGAACGTCGCCGGATTATTGGTCACAACATCTCAATGATTTTCCAGGAACCACAATCCTGCCTTGATCCCTCGGAGAGTATTGGTCGCCAGATTATGCAGGCGATCCCCGGCTGGACTTACAAAGGCCGCTGGTATCAGCGCTTCCACTGGCGTCACCGTCGGGCGATTGAACTGTTACACCGCGTTGGCATTAAAGATCACCGCGATATTATGCGCAGCTTCCCCTATGAGCTGACCGACGGCGAGTGCCAGAAAGCGATGATTGCGATTGCGCTGGCCAATCAGCCGCGTTTGCTGATTGCCGACGAGCCAACCAACGCCATGGAACCGACCACCCAGGCGCAAATTTTCCGCCTGCTGTCGCGCCTGAATCAGAACAATAACACCACCATTCTGCTGATCAGCCATGACCTGCAGATGATGAGCCATTGGGCGGATCGGATTAACGTGATGTACTGCGGCCAGACGGTAGAGACGGCGCAGAGTGAAGACCTGATCTCTGCGCCGCACCACCCTTACACTCAGGCGCTGATCCGCGCGATGCCCGACTTTGGCCGCGCGCTGCCGCATAAAAGCCGTCTGAATACGCTGCCGGGGGCAATTCCGTCGCTGGAACATCTGCCGATTGGCTGTCGCCTCGGCCCACGTTGTCCATATGCGCAGAAGACCTGTATTGATACACCACGTCTGACCGGTAGCCGTTCACATCTGTACGCCTGCCACTTCCCGCTTAATATGGAGGGGCAGTAA
- the sapF gene encoding putrescine export ABC transporter ATP-binding protein SapF → MVDTLLEVRNLSKTYRYRTGLFRRQHVEAVKHVSFTLREKQTLAIIGENGSGKSTLAKMLSGMIAPSEGEMLIDDHPLEYGDYGYRSQRIRMIFQDPSTSLNPRQRISQILELPLRLNTELDAAEREKRIIATLRQVGLLRDHAAYYPHMLAPGQKQRIGLARALILQPKVIIADEALASLDMSMRSQLINLMLELQEKHGISYIYVTQHLGMMKHISDMVMVMHQGEVVERGSTADVLACPLNDLTKRLITSHFGEALTADAWRRDR, encoded by the coding sequence ATGGTCGATACCCTGCTTGAAGTGCGTAATCTCAGCAAAACCTACCGTTACCGCACCGGTCTGTTCCGTCGCCAGCATGTGGAGGCGGTGAAACACGTCAGCTTTACCCTGCGCGAAAAGCAGACGCTGGCGATTATCGGCGAGAACGGTTCGGGCAAATCGACGCTGGCGAAAATGCTTAGCGGCATGATTGCGCCCAGCGAAGGCGAAATGCTGATTGACGATCATCCGCTGGAATATGGCGATTACGGCTATCGCAGTCAGCGCATTCGCATGATTTTCCAGGATCCCTCAACTTCACTGAATCCGCGCCAGCGCATCAGTCAGATTCTGGAATTACCGCTGCGGCTGAATACTGAACTGGATGCCGCAGAGCGTGAAAAACGGATTATCGCTACCCTGCGCCAGGTCGGCCTGCTGCGTGATCATGCGGCTTACTATCCGCATATGCTGGCACCGGGTCAGAAGCAGCGTATCGGTCTGGCGCGCGCGCTGATACTGCAACCCAAGGTGATTATCGCCGATGAAGCGCTGGCGTCACTGGATATGTCGATGCGCTCACAGCTGATTAATCTGATGCTTGAATTGCAGGAAAAACACGGTATCTCTTATATTTATGTCACCCAGCATCTCGGCATGATGAAACATATCAGCGATATGGTGATGGTGATGCATCAGGGCGAAGTGGTGGAGCGCGGCAGTACCGCCGATGTGCTCGCCTGCCCGCTGAATGATTTAACCAAACGCCTGATTACCAGCCACTTTGGCGAGGCATTAACCGCTGATGCCTGGCGACGCGATCGTTAA
- the fabI gene encoding enoyl-ACP reductase FabI yields MGFLSGKRILVTGVASKLSIAYGIAHAMHKQGAELAFTYQNDKLKGRVEEFAKELGSDIVLPCDVAEDESITALFTELAKTWPKFDGFVHSIGFAPADQLDGDYVNAVTREGFKIAHDISAYSFVAMAKECRAMLNPNSALLTLSYLGAERAIPNYNVMGLAKASLEANVRYMANAMGPDSVRVNAISAGPIRTLAASGIKDFRKMLAHCEAVTPIRRTVTTEDVGNSAAFLCSDLSAGVTGEVLHVDGGFSIAAMNELELK; encoded by the coding sequence ATGGGTTTTCTTTCCGGTAAGCGCATTCTGGTTACTGGCGTTGCCAGTAAACTCTCTATCGCATACGGTATTGCGCACGCGATGCACAAACAGGGCGCTGAACTGGCTTTCACCTACCAAAACGACAAACTGAAAGGTCGTGTTGAGGAGTTTGCTAAAGAACTGGGCTCTGACATCGTTCTGCCTTGTGACGTTGCTGAAGATGAGAGCATTACAGCGCTGTTTACTGAGCTGGCAAAAACCTGGCCAAAATTTGATGGATTTGTACATTCCATCGGCTTCGCACCGGCTGACCAGCTGGATGGCGACTATGTGAACGCGGTGACCCGCGAAGGCTTTAAAATCGCTCACGATATCAGCGCTTACAGCTTTGTGGCGATGGCGAAAGAGTGTCGTGCGATGCTGAACCCGAACTCCGCACTGCTGACCCTCTCTTACCTCGGTGCTGAGCGTGCGATCCCTAACTACAACGTAATGGGTCTGGCGAAAGCCTCGCTGGAAGCTAACGTACGCTACATGGCGAACGCGATGGGTCCGGACAGTGTGCGTGTTAACGCCATCTCTGCCGGTCCAATCCGTACGCTGGCGGCATCAGGCATCAAAGATTTCCGTAAGATGCTGGCGCACTGCGAAGCGGTTACCCCGATTCGCCGTACCGTGACCACTGAAGATGTCGGCAACTCTGCGGCCTTCCTGTGTTCCGATCTCTCCGCTGGTGTGACCGGTGAAGTTCTGCACGTTGACGGCGGTTTCAGCATCGCTGCCATGAACGAGCTGGAACTGAAGTAA
- a CDS encoding CMD domain-containing protein, producing the protein MEQRRYPGNNHWYHETQSSVCAEQESPLVPEAAEIEDRFLLGLQQQATGPLLKTLQSQRPALQASRDLSKILLPDALNTSLTHTLTLYDRLCTALTVAQVTGVQRLCNHYAARLNPLPGPDSSRESNNRLTQITQYSRQLASEPTLIDRAALQRLEEVGLTEPDIITFSQLIGFVSYQARLVAGVQALMALPVRWIPGITTPADADAARFAQPPQWQPQLPPVELRYASAEQLEVLTYCQAQQSLQHSAWLFAHDARTLYGWSQLLASLRQQQTAQDQLAAAVTARINGSVSCFYDYQGEWRDLLIEGIDEALEASKTQPQVQAIIQAAAQLTRSPERFSAAHLQPLEEAGLAPAAQFRLIQSVAFASWNNRLMQTLGS; encoded by the coding sequence ATGGAACAACGCCGTTATCCCGGCAATAATCACTGGTATCACGAAACACAATCCAGTGTTTGTGCTGAGCAGGAGTCGCCGCTGGTTCCCGAAGCTGCAGAAATAGAGGACCGTTTTTTACTCGGTCTGCAGCAACAGGCGACAGGACCGTTGCTGAAGACGCTACAATCTCAACGCCCCGCTCTGCAGGCTTCACGCGACCTCAGTAAAATTCTGTTGCCTGATGCGCTGAATACCTCGCTTACCCATACGCTGACACTTTACGACCGTCTGTGTACCGCCCTGACTGTGGCGCAGGTCACTGGCGTGCAGCGTTTGTGCAATCACTATGCGGCGCGCCTGAATCCGTTGCCAGGCCCCGATTCATCACGTGAAAGCAACAACCGTCTGACACAAATTACCCAATATTCCCGCCAGCTGGCGAGCGAACCAACGCTGATTGACCGCGCGGCGCTGCAACGGCTGGAAGAGGTGGGTCTTACCGAACCCGATATTATTACCTTTAGTCAGCTGATCGGTTTTGTCAGTTATCAGGCGCGCCTGGTGGCGGGTGTTCAGGCGCTGATGGCGCTGCCGGTACGCTGGATACCGGGCATCACCACCCCTGCCGATGCGGATGCGGCGCGTTTTGCTCAGCCGCCGCAGTGGCAGCCGCAACTGCCGCCGGTAGAGCTGCGTTATGCCAGTGCGGAACAGCTGGAAGTGCTGACTTACTGTCAGGCGCAGCAGTCACTGCAACACAGCGCCTGGCTGTTTGCCCATGATGCGCGGACGCTGTATGGCTGGTCGCAGCTGCTGGCCAGTTTGCGGCAGCAGCAAACCGCGCAGGATCAACTGGCCGCTGCGGTCACCGCGCGGATTAACGGCAGCGTCAGCTGTTTTTATGATTATCAGGGGGAGTGGCGCGACCTCTTGATTGAGGGCATCGATGAGGCGCTGGAGGCCAGCAAAACTCAACCGCAGGTGCAGGCGATAATCCAGGCGGCGGCGCAACTGACCCGCTCACCCGAACGCTTCAGTGCCGCGCATCTGCAACCGCTGGAGGAAGCGGGCTTAGCGCCAGCGGCGCAGTTCCGCCTGATCCAGAGCGTGGCTTTCGCCAGCTGGAACAACCGCCTGATGCAGACCCTCGGCAGCTAA
- a CDS encoding LysR family transcriptional regulator → MDIKQLIYLCNLERERHFGRAAEASFVSQPTLSMRLKNLERELGLSLINRSNNFAGFTAEGERVLVWAREIVSVYQGLKLEVESLKHGVNGTLRIGVVPQCSISLPLVLKAISDRYPLLDYRVAVLSADQLLDALNSHTVDVGIGFFELATLRELHFQAEPLQDNGVELLFHPHAFPQLAENDTPLTLEQVAQYPLCLAEPTRYFRRYIDSHFRAADLTLRVVLETTSIFQLMQAVQVGLGCLIAPVGHLLPAMTPELQRRKLLIEPMSRHAAVVIAEPGRATPLAQHFFDEVRRWLIEAPQRQQ, encoded by the coding sequence ATGGATATAAAACAACTCATCTACCTGTGCAATCTTGAGCGCGAGCGCCACTTTGGTCGCGCAGCGGAAGCCAGTTTTGTCAGCCAGCCGACGCTGTCAATGCGGCTGAAAAACCTTGAGCGTGAACTGGGGCTGTCGCTGATTAATCGCAGCAATAATTTTGCCGGCTTTACTGCTGAAGGCGAGCGCGTGCTGGTCTGGGCGCGCGAAATTGTCTCGGTGTATCAGGGGTTGAAGCTGGAAGTCGAATCGCTGAAGCATGGCGTTAATGGCACGCTGCGTATTGGCGTGGTGCCGCAATGCAGTATCTCGCTGCCGCTGGTGCTAAAAGCGATTAGCGACCGCTATCCGCTGCTGGATTACCGCGTGGCGGTGCTCAGTGCCGATCAGCTGCTTGACGCGTTAAACAGCCATACAGTGGATGTGGGCATCGGTTTCTTTGAACTGGCGACCTTGCGTGAACTGCATTTCCAGGCTGAGCCGTTGCAGGATAATGGTGTTGAGCTGCTGTTCCATCCGCACGCTTTCCCCCAGCTGGCGGAAAATGATACGCCGTTAACGCTGGAACAGGTGGCGCAATACCCGCTATGTCTGGCGGAACCAACACGCTATTTCCGCCGCTATATCGACAGCCATTTCCGCGCCGCCGACCTGACGCTACGTGTGGTGCTGGAAACCACCTCGATTTTTCAGCTGATGCAGGCGGTACAGGTGGGGCTGGGATGTCTGATTGCTCCGGTCGGCCATCTGCTGCCAGCGATGACGCCTGAGTTACAACGACGCAAATTGCTGATTGAACCGATGTCGCGCCATGCGGCGGTGGTGATTGCTGAGCCTGGACGGGCAACGCCGCTGGCCCAGCACTTTTTCGATGAAGTGCGCCGCTGGTTAATCGAAGCGCCGCAGCGCCAGCAGTAA
- a CDS encoding type II toxin-antitoxin system HicB family antitoxin: MLYSAYIHVDADGSASGYFPDVTGCYFAGNSPAETRSDARSALQAHFELMAEKGLTIPESSGEWNLNISADNGSKEDDKKGIWIYVDIDITKYLGKSERINITMPHLLIEKIDKAVGKTARYSSRSHFLAEAARKELYSL; this comes from the coding sequence ATGTTGTATTCGGCATATATTCACGTTGATGCAGATGGCTCGGCAAGTGGTTACTTTCCTGACGTGACTGGCTGTTATTTTGCCGGTAATTCGCCTGCTGAAACCCGGTCTGATGCCAGATCGGCATTACAGGCTCATTTTGAGCTAATGGCGGAGAAAGGATTAACTATCCCTGAGTCTTCCGGCGAATGGAATCTGAATATCTCTGCGGACAACGGCAGCAAGGAGGATGATAAAAAAGGCATCTGGATCTATGTGGATATTGATATTACTAAATATCTCGGTAAATCTGAGCGTATCAATATCACCATGCCACACTTATTGATTGAAAAGATCGATAAAGCCGTGGGCAAGACCGCACGCTATTCCAGTCGCAGCCATTTTCTTGCAGAAGCGGCAAGAAAAGAGCTTTATTCGCTGTAA
- a CDS encoding LVIVD repeat-containing protein, which translates to MSSELPRPDYSRNMRLIGHSDQGGRPDGVQLMVHRGFAYIGHMVSQGFSIVDVRDAKQPKTVGYVAAPPGTWNVHLQAHDDLLLVINARDLFADTRFADEKVYYTRSVGETVSDISDRGWSAGLRVFDISTPDKPREISFLSLNGIGIHRIWYVGGRWAYVSALIEGFSDYIFLTIDLADPRKPEVAGRWWLPGMNQADGERAAWPEGKRYALHHAIISGDTAYGSWRDGGLTILDVKDRSQPKLISHRNWSPPFGGGTHTALPLPDRDLLVVLDEAVLDNQQDGEKLIWLFDIREPSSPVSIATFPQPDEVNYVAKGAHFGPHNLHENRPGSFISSTLIFATYQNAGVRAYDISNPYRPVETAALVPAAPAKMMDTRPGRPQVIQSCDVFVDAQGIIYSTDYNGGLSIIEYLG; encoded by the coding sequence ATGAGCAGTGAACTACCGCGTCCCGATTACAGCCGCAATATGCGGTTAATTGGCCACAGCGATCAGGGCGGTCGGCCGGACGGTGTGCAGCTGATGGTGCATCGCGGCTTTGCGTATATCGGTCATATGGTGTCGCAGGGCTTTTCAATTGTTGATGTGCGCGATGCGAAGCAGCCGAAAACCGTGGGCTACGTTGCTGCGCCGCCAGGCACCTGGAATGTGCATTTGCAGGCTCATGACGATCTGCTGCTGGTGATTAACGCACGCGACCTGTTTGCCGATACGCGTTTCGCCGATGAAAAAGTCTATTACACCCGCTCTGTTGGTGAAACGGTAAGCGATATCAGCGATCGTGGCTGGAGTGCTGGCCTGCGCGTATTCGATATCTCGACGCCGGATAAGCCGCGGGAGATTAGCTTTCTGTCACTGAACGGCATTGGTATCCACCGCATCTGGTATGTAGGCGGACGCTGGGCCTATGTTTCGGCGCTGATTGAGGGCTTTAGCGATTATATTTTTCTGACTATCGATCTTGCCGATCCGCGTAAGCCGGAAGTGGCGGGGCGCTGGTGGCTGCCGGGGATGAACCAGGCTGACGGCGAACGTGCCGCCTGGCCGGAGGGTAAGCGCTACGCGTTGCATCATGCGATTATCAGCGGTGATACCGCTTATGGCAGCTGGCGCGACGGTGGTCTGACTATTCTTGATGTGAAAGATCGCAGCCAGCCGAAGTTGATCAGCCATCGCAACTGGAGTCCCCCCTTTGGCGGCGGCACTCACACCGCTTTACCGCTGCCGGACCGCGATCTGCTGGTGGTACTGGATGAAGCGGTGCTTGATAATCAGCAGGATGGCGAAAAGCTTATCTGGCTGTTTGATATTCGTGAACCATCCAGTCCGGTCAGCATCGCGACTTTCCCGCAGCCGGACGAGGTGAATTATGTGGCGAAAGGAGCGCATTTTGGTCCGCATAACCTGCATGAGAACCGCCCCGGCAGTTTTATCAGTTCAACGCTGATTTTTGCCACTTACCAGAATGCGGGGGTGCGCGCTTACGATATCAGCAACCCGTATCGCCCGGTGGAAACCGCGGCGCTGGTGCCTGCGGCGCCAGCGAAAATGATGGATACCCGCCCCGGCAGACCACAGGTCATCCAGTCCTGTGATGTGTTTGTCGATGCACAGGGGATTATCTACAGCACCGATTATAACGGCGGGCTGTCGATTATTGAGTATCTGGGGTAG
- a CDS encoding sugar ABC transporter substrate-binding protein codes for MKTLSLSLLALGLFSALPGFAATLAPVPQAIAAHNGPIRIAVIRNLGSDDNTTQFVAGAIQEGKKLGFKVSTFLSNGDDARFQDFVNQAISQKYDGIILSQGRDPYSTQLVKRIAEAGIAVSVFDTAVNGTIPGVTVTQQDDASLTTLSVGQLIKDFNGKANIIKLWVAGFPPMERRQAAYQALLKQNPGIHELESIGAVSSDVQGDTANKVGAVLAKYPKGKVDAIWGSWDAFSQGAYKALQENGRTEIKLYSIDVSNQDLQLMREAGSPWKVSVAVDPKLIGATNVRLIANKIAGEPTPATYDFKAALIPQALLVSQPGAVNVAGLGKIIPGWGQTEDFIQPWFATLQANNQ; via the coding sequence ATGAAAACGCTTTCGCTCTCTTTACTGGCTTTGGGGCTCTTCAGCGCATTGCCAGGTTTTGCCGCCACGCTGGCGCCGGTGCCTCAGGCGATCGCCGCCCATAACGGTCCGATCCGCATCGCGGTGATTCGCAATCTTGGCTCCGATGATAACACCACCCAGTTTGTCGCTGGTGCGATTCAGGAAGGCAAAAAACTCGGCTTTAAGGTCAGTACTTTTCTCAGTAACGGTGACGACGCCCGTTTCCAGGACTTTGTTAATCAGGCCATTAGCCAGAAATATGACGGCATTATTCTTTCACAGGGGCGTGATCCTTACTCCACGCAGCTGGTAAAACGGATCGCTGAGGCTGGCATTGCGGTGTCGGTATTTGATACCGCGGTTAACGGTACGATTCCCGGGGTTACCGTCACCCAGCAGGACGACGCGTCGCTGACCACTTTGTCGGTCGGTCAGCTGATTAAAGATTTCAATGGCAAGGCTAATATTATCAAGCTGTGGGTGGCGGGCTTCCCGCCAATGGAGCGCCGTCAGGCGGCTTATCAGGCGCTGCTGAAACAGAACCCGGGGATTCATGAGCTGGAATCAATCGGCGCGGTCTCTTCCGATGTGCAGGGTGATACCGCCAATAAAGTGGGCGCGGTGCTGGCGAAATACCCGAAAGGGAAAGTCGACGCCATCTGGGGCAGCTGGGATGCCTTCAGTCAGGGGGCGTATAAAGCGCTACAGGAGAACGGTCGAACTGAGATCAAACTTTACAGTATTGATGTCTCTAACCAGGATTTGCAGCTGATGCGTGAAGCGGGCAGCCCGTGGAAAGTGAGCGTGGCGGTGGATCCGAAGCTGATTGGCGCCACCAATGTGCGCCTGATTGCCAATAAGATCGCTGGCGAGCCGACGCCTGCTACTTACGATTTTAAGGCGGCGCTGATCCCGCAGGCGCTGCTGGTCAGCCAGCCGGGCGCGGTAAACGTGGCGGGTCTGGGCAAAATCATTCCGGGCTGGGGGCAGACGGAAGATTTTATCCAGCCGTGGTTTGCCACCCTGCAGGCAAATAACCAATAA
- a CDS encoding oxidoreductase translates to MSNTDIRVVPGPANYYSHPGALARLSELYSDVTLSRAVWVYGERAIAAATPFLPAAFNATGAKHLLFKGHCSEGDVAQLAADAGADRSVVIGVGGGALLDSAKALARKLGLPVVAIPTIAATCAAWTPLSVWYNDAGQALGYEIFNDANHLVLVEPQILLEAPAEYLLAGIGDTLAKWYEAVVLAPEPQALPLTVRLGLDAALTIRDVLLDHSEAALADQQRGVLSQAFRDVVDAIIAGGGMVGGLGERFTRIAAAHAVHNGLTVLPQTDKFLHGTKVAYGILVQSALLGQDEVLARLIAAYQRFHLPTSLAQLEVDINDHEALDRVIAHTLRPAESIHYLPVTLTAERLRAAFVTVEAAGRQV, encoded by the coding sequence ATGAGCAATACCGATATTCGCGTGGTTCCCGGCCCGGCTAACTACTATTCACACCCTGGCGCACTGGCGCGACTCAGTGAACTATACTCCGACGTGACCCTGTCACGCGCGGTCTGGGTGTATGGCGAACGCGCCATCGCGGCGGCAACCCCTTTCCTGCCTGCGGCATTTAATGCGACGGGCGCTAAACACCTGCTGTTCAAAGGCCACTGCAGCGAAGGCGATGTCGCGCAGCTGGCGGCAGATGCAGGCGCGGACCGCTCGGTGGTGATTGGCGTTGGCGGTGGCGCGCTGCTGGACAGTGCGAAAGCGCTGGCACGCAAGCTGGGCCTGCCGGTGGTGGCGATCCCGACCATCGCCGCGACTTGTGCAGCGTGGACCCCGCTATCGGTATGGTACAACGATGCCGGTCAGGCACTGGGCTATGAAATTTTCAATGACGCTAACCATCTGGTGCTGGTGGAGCCGCAAATCCTGCTGGAAGCCCCGGCGGAGTATCTGCTGGCCGGTATCGGCGATACGCTGGCGAAATGGTATGAAGCGGTGGTGCTGGCGCCAGAGCCGCAGGCGCTGCCGCTTACGGTACGTCTCGGACTCGATGCAGCGTTGACGATCCGTGATGTCCTGCTGGATCACAGCGAAGCGGCGCTGGCAGATCAGCAGCGCGGCGTGCTGAGCCAGGCGTTTCGTGATGTGGTGGATGCGATTATTGCCGGTGGCGGTATGGTGGGTGGCCTTGGCGAGCGTTTTACCCGCATTGCCGCCGCCCATGCGGTACATAACGGCCTGACGGTGCTACCGCAGACCGACAAGTTCCTGCATGGCACCAAAGTGGCGTACGGCATTCTGGTGCAAAGCGCGCTGCTTGGTCAGGATGAAGTGCTGGCCCGGCTGATTGCCGCTTATCAGCGCTTCCATCTGCCGACCTCGCTGGCGCAGCTGGAAGTCGATATCAATGACCATGAAGCACTGGACCGGGTAATTGCCCATACCCTCCGCCCGGCAGAATCGATACACTACCTGCCGGTAACCCTGACGGCAGAGAGATTGCGCGCCGCATTTGTAACAGTGGAAGCGGCAGGCCGTCAGGTCTGA